The nucleotide window CGAATTCCTTGCGAAAGCGCCCTTCCAGAAAGCGCTTGTAGGCGTCGGTCACGTGCTCCAGCGAGTTGCCGTGCACGACGATGATGGGCGGGTTCATGCCGCCCTGGTGCGCATAGCGCAGCTTCGGCCGGAAGCTGCCCGAGCGCTTGGGTGCCTGGAACTGCACCGCCTCCAGCAGCACGCGCGTGAGCACCGGCGTGGGCATCTTGCGCGTGGCCGCCTTGTAGGCCTGGGTGATCGAGGCCCACAGCGGCGCCAGGCCCTGGCGCTTTTGCGCCGAGATGAAATGCATCGAGGCGAACTTGAGAAAGGACAGCCGCGTCTCTATCGAGCGCTCCAGCTGCTGGCGCTCGTAGCTGTCCACCGCGTCCCACTTGTTCACGGCCACCACCACCGCGCGGCCGCTCTCCAGGATGTAGCCGGCGATGTGCGCATCCTGGTCGGTCACGCCCTGAGTGGCATCGAGCAGCAGCAGCACAACGTGCGCGCTCTCGATGGCCTGCAGCGTCTTGACGACGGAGAATTTTTCGATGGCCTCGAACACCCGGCCCTTGCGCCGCAGACCGGCCGTGTCGATCAGCTCGAACTTCTGGCCGCCACGCTCCAGTGGCACAGTGATGGCGTCGCGCGTCGTGCCGGGCAGGTCGAACGCCACCAGGCGCTCCTCGCCCAGCCAGGCGTTGATCAGCGTCGACTTGCCGACGTTGGGCCGCCCGGCCACCGCCAAGCGGATGGCACCGCCCTCCTGCGGCTCAGCCTCGTGCGGGTCTTCGGGCGGCTCGGGCACGAACTCCAGCGCCTGCTCGACCAGGCCGCGCACGCCCTGGCCGTGGGCGGCAGAGACGGGAAACACCTCGCCCAGGCCCAGCTCGTAGAACTCGGCCAGCTGCACCCCGCCCTGCATGCCCTCGGCCTTGTTGCCGGCCAGCACGCAGGGCTTGCCCAGGCGGCGCAGGTAGTTGGCAATGTCGTGGTCCTGCGCCGAGACACCGGCGCGCACGTCGACCACGAAGACGACCACGTCGGCCTCGGCCACGGCCTGCCGCGTCTGGCGCGCCATCTCGCGGAAGATACCGCTACCGGCGTCAGGCTCGAAGCCGCCGGTGTCAATGACGATGTACTCGTGCCGGCCCTGGCGCCCGTTGCCGTAGTGCCGGTCGCGCGTCAGGCCAGCGAAATCGGCCACGATGGCATCGCGCGAGCGCGTCATGCGATTGAACAGGGTGGATTTGCCCACGTTGGGCCGCCCCACCAGGGCGATGATGGGTTTCATCCCGTGCTTTCTTTGGAGCGGCGCGGCGCCGTCAGTCGGGGCGGAAACCGTAGACACCGCCCTTGCGCGTGACCACGACCAGCGTGTCGGCGGCCACCACCGGGGCGGCGGCGATGGGCGAGCCATCGGTGGCCAGACGGTTCAGCGGCGCGGCGTCGTCGCGCGAGAGCAGGTGCACCAGGCCGCTGTCGTCGCCCACGACGATGGAGCGCCCCAGCAGCAGCGGCGCGGTCAGGCGGCGCCACTGCAGGCGGTCGCTGCTCCAGGCGCGCGCGCCGTCGGCGCGGCGCCAGGCCACCACCGTGCCATTGCCTTCGGCGCCGAACACCAGCGTGTCGTCACCGTCGATGCCTTCGCCGCCGCTGGCCGCCTGAGTCCAGGCGACGCTGCCACGCGCCGCGTCGATGCAGCCCACGCTGGCCTGGAAGGCACGAGCGCAGACGCTGTCGCCCACGCGGCTGGTGCGCCCGACGATCTCCACCAGGCGCTCCACATCATTGGTGCCGCGCGGGCTGGCCAGAGGCGCTTCCCAGCGCACGCTGCCGTTGTCCGGGTTGAAGCCGACCAGCCGGCCCGACAGGCCGGCCACCAGCGTGTCACCCACCGCCATCAGGACGCCTCCCTGGCGCAGCACCAGCGGCTCGCCGGGGCGCTGCTGGCGCCACAGTTGGTAGCCGGTGGCGGCGTCGAACGCCGTGACCGAGCGGTCGGAAGCCAGCACGAAGATGCGCCCGCCCGCCACCAGCGGCGCGGTGTACGCCACTGCCGGCAGCGGCTTGCGCCAGGCTTCACGACCGCGCTCCAGCACGATGATTTCGCGCGCCTTGGAGGCCACGGCCGTCCAGCGGCCATCGCTGCCCACGCCCGAGGCCAGCGGCGCGCCCAGACGCGCGCGCCAGATATCGCCGCCGGTGCGGGCATCGAGCGCCGCGACATCGCCCGCGGCCGAGGCCAGCAGCACTGTGCCATCCAGCACGCGCACGTCCAGCGCCAGGCCCTGGGTGTCGCCGATCTGCGCCGTCCAGGCCTGGCGCACGCCCAGCACCGGAACGTTGGGGCCGAGGTCGGCGGGCTTGGGCCGCGACGAACTGCTCCACGGCAGCATGTTGCTGACCGACGAGCAGGCGCCGAGCATCAGTGCGCAAGCCAGGATGGCGGCCGGGCGCAGCACCCGCGCGGCCTTCATTGCGCAGCTCCCGCAGCGCCGGCGGCGGCAGCGACGGTCTGCGGCTGCGCGCCCAGGGCATTGAGCTTGACCTCGATCAGGCGGCGGTAGTCGGCGCGCTCATCGAGCGCAGCCCAGGCGCGGCGGTATTCCTCGACAGCCTGGGGCTGCTTGCCCTGCAACTGCAGCACGTCGCCCTTGCTGTCGGCGGCCAGCGCGGCGAATTCCGCCGGCATGGACGAGGACACCTGCGCCAGCGCCTCGTCATAGGCTTTTTGCTCGATCAGCAGGGCCGCCAGGCGCAGGCGCGCCAGCGCGCGCAAGCCCTCATCGTCGCCCTTCTCCGCCACCCAGCCCAGAACGGCCTTGGCGTCGTCCGGCTTGCCGGCCTCGGCCAGCACCTTGGCTGCGGCCAGGCCGGCCTGCGCTGCCTGCACGGTGCCGCCGTAGCTGGACTTCAGATCGGCGAAGGCCTGCTGCACGCGCGCCACGTCGCCGGCGACGACTGCGGAGTCGACCGCCTCGGCCAGCGCCGCCGCCTGCTGGGCCTGGCGGCTTTGCCACAGGCGCCAGCCGTTCCAGGCGGCAAAAGCCCCCAGCACGACGATCAGCACCCAGGTGATCAGGTTGCCCCAGGTCTTCCAGAAATGCTTGAGCTCTTCGAGCTGTTCCTGCTCCTGCAGGTCGAAATTGTTGGCCATGTGCGTTGGGTGTTCTAGTTCAGCGCGCCGATTGTAGGGTGGCGGCCCATTGCGCCAGGTCGGCCAGCGGGCGCTCGGTCTGTTCGCCCGCCTCGCGCAGCGGCTTG belongs to Melaminivora suipulveris and includes:
- the der gene encoding ribosome biogenesis GTPase Der; the protein is MKPIIALVGRPNVGKSTLFNRMTRSRDAIVADFAGLTRDRHYGNGRQGRHEYIVIDTGGFEPDAGSGIFREMARQTRQAVAEADVVVFVVDVRAGVSAQDHDIANYLRRLGKPCVLAGNKAEGMQGGVQLAEFYELGLGEVFPVSAAHGQGVRGLVEQALEFVPEPPEDPHEAEPQEGGAIRLAVAGRPNVGKSTLINAWLGEERLVAFDLPGTTRDAITVPLERGGQKFELIDTAGLRRKGRVFEAIEKFSVVKTLQAIESAHVVLLLLDATQGVTDQDAHIAGYILESGRAVVVAVNKWDAVDSYERQQLERSIETRLSFLKFASMHFISAQKRQGLAPLWASITQAYKAATRKMPTPVLTRVLLEAVQFQAPKRSGSFRPKLRYAHQGGMNPPIIVVHGNSLEHVTDAYKRFLEGRFRKEFDLVGTPLRIEMKTQANPFADKGGG
- the bamB gene encoding outer membrane protein assembly factor BamB is translated as MKAARVLRPAAILACALMLGACSSVSNMLPWSSSSRPKPADLGPNVPVLGVRQAWTAQIGDTQGLALDVRVLDGTVLLASAAGDVAALDARTGGDIWRARLGAPLASGVGSDGRWTAVASKAREIIVLERGREAWRKPLPAVAYTAPLVAGGRIFVLASDRSVTAFDAATGYQLWRQQRPGEPLVLRQGGVLMAVGDTLVAGLSGRLVGFNPDNGSVRWEAPLASPRGTNDVERLVEIVGRTSRVGDSVCARAFQASVGCIDAARGSVAWTQAASGGEGIDGDDTLVFGAEGNGTVVAWRRADGARAWSSDRLQWRRLTAPLLLGRSIVVGDDSGLVHLLSRDDAAPLNRLATDGSPIAAAPVVAADTLVVVTRKGGVYGFRPD
- a CDS encoding YfgM family protein — translated: MANNFDLQEQEQLEELKHFWKTWGNLITWVLIVVLGAFAAWNGWRLWQSRQAQQAAALAEAVDSAVVAGDVARVQQAFADLKSSYGGTVQAAQAGLAAAKVLAEAGKPDDAKAVLGWVAEKGDDEGLRALARLRLAALLIEQKAYDEALAQVSSSMPAEFAALAADSKGDVLQLQGKQPQAVEEYRRAWAALDERADYRRLIEVKLNALGAQPQTVAAAAGAAGAAQ